In Planctomycetia bacterium, one DNA window encodes the following:
- a CDS encoding isoprenyl transferase — protein MATAEKLDPQIELGIPRERLPRHVAIIMDGNGRWAQQRGQKRVAGHEAGAENVREIVTHCARLGVQCLTLYSFSAENWSRPLDEIAHLMRLYVKYLIRERGEIMDNDIRLVQIGRREGLPGEVLHELDETANLSARNKGMTLCLALNYGSRLEIVDAVRRLAADVRDGRRRPEDIDEAAIGNVLYTSGLPDPDLLIRTAGEMRVSNFLLWQISYAELYVTPVLWPDFHVKDLNDAIRDYARRDRRFGGLRHE, from the coding sequence ATGGCCACGGCCGAAAAACTCGATCCGCAGATTGAACTCGGCATCCCGCGCGAGCGCCTGCCGCGGCACGTCGCCATCATCATGGACGGCAACGGCCGCTGGGCGCAGCAGCGCGGCCAGAAGCGCGTGGCGGGGCACGAGGCCGGCGCGGAGAACGTTCGCGAGATCGTCACGCACTGCGCCCGGCTGGGCGTGCAGTGCCTGACGTTGTACAGCTTCAGCGCCGAGAACTGGTCCCGCCCGCTGGACGAGATCGCCCACCTGATGCGCTTGTACGTGAAGTATCTGATCCGCGAGCGCGGCGAGATCATGGACAACGACATTCGGCTGGTTCAAATCGGCCGCCGCGAGGGCTTGCCCGGCGAAGTCCTGCATGAACTCGACGAGACGGCGAATCTCTCGGCGCGGAACAAGGGCATGACGCTCTGCCTGGCGCTGAATTACGGCTCGCGGCTGGAAATCGTTGATGCGGTGCGTCGACTCGCCGCCGACGTGCGCGACGGCCGGCGCCGCCCTGAAGACATCGACGAAGCCGCCATCGGCAACGTCCTCTACACGAGCGGCCTGCCTGATCCCGATCTGCTGATTCGCACGGCCGGCGAGATGCGCGTGAGCAATTTTCTGCTCTGGCAGATCAGCTACGCCGAACTGTACGTCACGCCCGTGCTCTGGCCCGATTTTCACGTGAAGGATTTGAACGACGCGATCCGTGATTACGCCCGGCGCGATCGCCGCTTTGGCGGATTGCGACATGAATGA
- a CDS encoding flagellar basal body P-ring protein FlgI — protein sequence MAPSERALPASVTCLTVDHMKMRPAYRTRFSAPDTLRRIPTGLAALTVAWSVGLIALASAGGCAQGEWEQFIESFKRDKREQPAAMPSPAAKTKALEGTIGPLVTIDGLRLTQVRGYGLVIDLVDTGGRDGPEVVKNYITKEVRRRQEVGMPGLPAGALFEDLNSCMVEVTGLIPAAAKKGDRFDVVIRALGSEAKSLVGGRLVLCDLKLYADSPSGVIEGKTLATASGPLLVSPFDRQGLPTDKVDLRQGFVLGGGQVKEPRTVRLTLNDPSYSVAQQIVTRLNGRWGGLKQVANAISPGRVDLTIPDEFAERKRIFLEQVVHTTLNGNPALLEKRSKELAAEIVHPDAEFESIGLAWESIGKVALDDIRELYQHPMPETNYFAGRTGMRMGDNGGTDVVVRHAKDPQSRFRLQAIDELGYATNMHAAGEALRELTGDSNEEVRIRAYLGLRRRPHPSITRRVLDQDNLILDVIDSGGANLIYVQRLNQPVVAIFGTQMRCQPPVIFPDGQRNDKRRLLTTITAQQGDDHLTVLYKNKRTGANSPPLKASLNVGELVAFLGDATQFSESGEVRGLAVPYSEIVDILNTFTRQGSIPGRFVTEEMTREEEEGRREEERPESEY from the coding sequence ATGGCTCCCAGCGAACGGGCTTTGCCCGCGAGTGTAACCTGCCTGACGGTCGATCACATGAAGATGAGACCCGCATACAGAACACGATTCTCTGCTCCGGATACCCTGCGCCGAATTCCGACAGGGCTGGCTGCATTAACGGTTGCCTGGTCGGTGGGGCTGATCGCGCTGGCCAGCGCGGGTGGTTGCGCCCAGGGCGAGTGGGAGCAGTTCATCGAGAGTTTCAAGCGCGACAAGCGCGAACAGCCGGCGGCCATGCCCTCGCCGGCGGCAAAGACCAAGGCGCTGGAGGGAACGATCGGCCCGCTGGTGACCATCGACGGGCTGCGTCTGACGCAGGTCCGCGGTTACGGCCTCGTGATTGATCTTGTCGATACGGGCGGACGAGACGGGCCGGAAGTTGTCAAGAATTACATCACCAAGGAAGTGCGTCGGCGACAGGAGGTCGGCATGCCCGGTCTTCCGGCCGGTGCGCTGTTTGAAGACCTGAACAGTTGCATGGTGGAGGTGACGGGGCTGATTCCGGCCGCGGCGAAAAAAGGGGATCGGTTTGATGTCGTGATCCGGGCACTGGGGTCGGAGGCCAAGTCACTGGTCGGCGGTCGCCTGGTACTGTGTGATTTGAAGCTATACGCGGATTCGCCCTCCGGCGTGATCGAGGGCAAGACGCTGGCCACGGCGAGCGGACCGTTGCTGGTGAGTCCATTCGATCGACAGGGGTTGCCGACGGACAAAGTCGATCTACGGCAAGGCTTTGTGCTGGGCGGCGGACAGGTGAAGGAGCCTCGCACGGTACGGCTGACCCTGAACGATCCAAGCTACAGCGTCGCGCAGCAGATCGTGACGCGTCTGAACGGTCGCTGGGGCGGGCTGAAGCAGGTGGCCAATGCGATCAGCCCCGGGCGTGTCGATCTGACCATTCCCGACGAGTTCGCCGAGCGCAAGCGCATATTCCTGGAACAGGTTGTTCACACGACGCTGAACGGCAACCCGGCGTTGCTGGAGAAGCGGTCGAAGGAACTGGCCGCGGAGATTGTTCATCCTGACGCGGAGTTCGAGTCGATCGGGCTGGCCTGGGAATCGATCGGCAAAGTCGCGTTGGACGACATCCGCGAGCTGTATCAGCATCCGATGCCGGAGACAAATTACTTTGCCGGGCGAACGGGAATGCGCATGGGTGACAACGGCGGCACCGATGTGGTGGTGCGCCACGCCAAGGACCCGCAGAGCCGGTTCCGCCTTCAGGCGATCGACGAGCTGGGCTACGCGACGAACATGCACGCCGCGGGCGAAGCGCTGCGCGAGCTGACGGGCGATAGCAACGAGGAAGTGCGCATCCGTGCATACCTGGGCCTGCGCCGTCGACCGCACCCGTCCATTACCCGGCGCGTGCTCGATCAGGACAATCTGATTCTTGACGTGATCGACAGCGGTGGCGCGAATCTGATTTACGTGCAACGGTTGAATCAGCCGGTTGTCGCGATCTTCGGTACGCAGATGCGCTGCCAGCCGCCGGTGATTTTTCCCGACGGGCAGCGCAACGACAAACGTCGTCTTCTGACGACGATCACGGCACAGCAGGGCGATGATCACCTGACCGTGCTGTACAAGAACAAGCGCACCGGCGCGAACTCGCCGCCGCTGAAGGCATCGCTGAACGTGGGGGAACTGGTCGCGTTCCTCGGCGATGCGACGCAATTCAGCGAGAGCGGCGAGGTGCGCGGGCTGGCCGTGCCGTATTCGGAGATCGTCGATATTCTGAATACGTTCACGCGGCAGGGCAGCATCCCGGGGCGATTCGTGACCGAGGAGATGACGCGCGAGGAAGAGGAAGGCCGACGCGAGGAAGAGCGCCCGGAATCGGAGTATTGA
- a CDS encoding adenylosuccinate synthase, which produces MDFHSLGNTSVVGLQWGDEGKGKIVDLLTEHFDVVVRYAGGANAGHTVRVGSEKFALHLVPSGILRPGVLNIIGPGVVLDIEILCGELDALRQRGVAVGDNLQISTRAHLVMPWHKKQDRLSEAGLADKKLGTTAKGIGPCYAEKMLRSNALRAGDLADGAAFRENVSRICEERNRLFAAMYGDREPMDAKQIADLYLELGARLAPHLRDTTLTLHDAIARSDRVLFEGAQGSLLDIDHGTFPFVTSSTCTAAGVAAGAGVRPTAIRNYIGVMKAYTTRVGSGPFPTEQDNATGNLIRERGHEYGTTTGRPRRCGWFDAFATKYSVDLCGITQLVIMHLDTLGALPEVKICTGYLHRGQPLKIFSPDINVLNEVEPVYETLAGWPGDLSGVKAHGDLPAAARAYLDRLEELLGVPITLVSIGAERTATLHRGPY; this is translated from the coding sequence ATGGACTTTCACTCCCTCGGCAACACCAGCGTCGTCGGCCTGCAATGGGGCGATGAGGGCAAGGGCAAGATCGTCGATCTGCTCACCGAGCATTTTGACGTCGTCGTGCGCTATGCCGGCGGGGCCAATGCGGGCCATACCGTCCGCGTCGGCAGTGAGAAATTCGCCCTGCATCTCGTCCCCAGCGGCATCCTGCGGCCCGGCGTGCTGAACATCATCGGCCCCGGCGTCGTACTGGACATCGAGATTCTCTGCGGCGAACTCGACGCCCTGCGGCAGCGCGGCGTCGCCGTCGGCGACAACCTGCAAATCAGCACGCGAGCGCACCTCGTCATGCCCTGGCACAAAAAACAGGACCGCCTCTCCGAAGCCGGCCTGGCCGACAAGAAGCTCGGCACAACGGCCAAGGGCATCGGCCCGTGTTACGCCGAGAAGATGTTGCGCAGCAACGCGCTGCGCGCGGGGGACTTGGCCGATGGCGCGGCGTTTCGGGAGAACGTCTCGCGCATCTGCGAGGAGCGCAATCGGCTCTTTGCCGCGATGTACGGCGACCGCGAGCCGATGGATGCGAAACAAATCGCTGACTTGTATCTCGAACTCGGCGCACGGCTTGCCCCGCATCTGCGCGACACGACGCTCACCTTGCACGATGCCATCGCGCGAAGCGATCGCGTTTTGTTTGAAGGCGCGCAGGGCAGCCTGCTCGACATCGACCACGGCACGTTTCCGTTCGTCACCAGCAGCACCTGCACGGCGGCCGGCGTCGCAGCCGGCGCAGGCGTGCGGCCGACGGCGATACGCAACTACATCGGCGTCATGAAGGCGTACACGACGCGCGTCGGAAGCGGACCGTTCCCCACGGAGCAGGACAACGCGACGGGCAATCTCATCCGCGAACGGGGTCACGAATACGGCACGACGACCGGCCGACCGCGCCGCTGCGGCTGGTTCGACGCCTTCGCCACCAAGTACAGCGTCGATTTGTGCGGCATCACGCAACTGGTGATCATGCATCTGGACACGCTTGGCGCGCTGCCGGAGGTGAAGATTTGCACGGGGTATCTCCATCGCGGGCAGCCGCTGAAGATTTTTTCACCGGACATCAACGTGTTGAACGAAGTCGAGCCGGTCTATGAAACGCTGGCTGGCTGGCCGGGTGATTTAAGCGGCGTGAAAGCGCATGGCGATCTGCCGGCGGCGGCGCGCGCGTATTTGGACCGCCTTGAAGAATTGCTCGGCGTGCCGATCACGCTGGTGAGCATCGGCGCCGAACGCACGGCGACGCTGCACCGCGGACCGTATTAG
- a CDS encoding serine acetyltransferase gives MLGEFDIDDKLPALLDRIVKSYLADARISHIGRGYLPSTKEIVHIVELLLEVSYPGYIGRQDLSKSNITYHVGELLPRLGQRLYMQVFRSLCHQNEIEGKYDPAGSTEQALPFDAKARELTVRLLESIPDVRAILAMDVQAAYDGDPASTSFDEIILTYPGVLAVTVYRYAHALHDLGVPVMPRTMSEWAHKQTGIDIHPGARIGRSFFIDHGTGVVIGETADIGDNVKVYQGVTLGALSFLKDERGRMVRGYKRHPTVKDGVTIYANAIILGGDTVLGEGSTIGGSTFITASIPAGCTVVVRPPETTLRPPKQASGGPAHDFSI, from the coding sequence ATGCTCGGCGAATTTGACATCGACGATAAACTGCCCGCCCTGCTCGACCGCATCGTGAAGAGCTATCTGGCCGATGCGCGCATCAGTCACATCGGCCGGGGGTATCTGCCCAGCACGAAGGAAATCGTCCACATCGTCGAACTGCTGCTGGAGGTTTCCTATCCCGGTTACATCGGCCGGCAGGATTTGTCCAAGTCGAACATCACGTACCACGTCGGCGAATTGCTCCCGCGCCTGGGCCAGCGGTTGTACATGCAGGTCTTTCGCTCGCTGTGCCACCAGAACGAGATCGAGGGCAAGTACGATCCGGCCGGCAGCACGGAGCAGGCGTTGCCGTTTGATGCCAAGGCTCGCGAGCTGACGGTGCGGCTGCTTGAAAGCATCCCCGACGTTCGCGCAATACTGGCGATGGACGTGCAGGCGGCCTACGACGGCGATCCGGCGTCGACCAGTTTCGACGAGATCATCCTCACCTACCCCGGGGTGCTGGCGGTGACGGTCTATCGCTACGCTCACGCGCTGCACGATCTTGGCGTGCCGGTGATGCCGCGCACCATGAGCGAATGGGCGCACAAACAGACAGGTATCGACATTCATCCCGGCGCGCGGATCGGCCGCAGCTTCTTCATCGACCATGGCACCGGCGTCGTCATCGGCGAGACGGCCGACATCGGCGACAACGTGAAGGTCTATCAGGGCGTCACGCTCGGGGCGCTGTCGTTCCTGAAGGACGAGCGCGGCCGGATGGTCCGCGGCTACAAGCGCCACCCGACGGTGAAGGACGGCGTGACGATTTACGCGAACGCGATCATCCTCGGTGGCGACACGGTCCTGGGCGAAGGCAGCACCATTGGCGGCTCGACGTTCATCACCGCGAGCATCCCGGCCGGCTGCACGGTGGTCGTGCGCCCGCCGGAGACGACGCTGCGTCCGCCAAAGCAGGCATCCGGCGGCCCGGCGCATGATTTTTCAATTTGA